Within the Pseudomonas oryzae genome, the region GGCGGCGCCGGGCGATCTTCTCGTCGACCGCGTGGGCGGCCACCTCGCGGCGGCTGCCGTCCGGCACGCCCGCCAGCGGATCGAAGCCCCACGCGTCCCGCGCCAGGCGCTGCAGCAGGCGGCGCGTTTCGGCGTCGAAGTGCAGCCATTTGCCCATGGGGCGGCCCAGCTCGAAGTGGGCGTGCAGCTGCTGCCAGGTGCGGTTGAACTCCACCCGCTCCAGACGCTCGCGCAGCAGGCGGTGCACGGCGTTGTGGTGGCTGCGGCTCAGGCCAGCCACAGCGACAGATCCCGCACGATGAAGTTGCCGGAAAACACCGGGTGCGGTTCGCCGTCGGGGTCGAGCTGGAAGCAGGCGCGCTGTTCGTCGGGTAGCGCCTCGTAGCCGCCGATCACCTGGTACAGCCAGGTCTCCGGATCCCAGGGCAGCTCGCGCTCGCGCCACCAAGTCAGCGCCGACACCGGCTGGCCGCTCTCGATCACCGCGCACAGGTACTCCTGCACGGCGAGCTGGATCGGGTTGGGCTGCACCTCGAAGCTCTCCACCTCGCCCAGGGTCAGCTCGCCGGCCTCGGCCGGCGGCGTGGCCGGGCGTTCCTCGCGCTGGGCGCGGATCTGCGCGGCGAGGGCGAGCAGCTCGGCTTCCTGGCCGCTGTCGTGGAGGTTCGCCGCCGCCGGGGCGATCAGCGCCTCGGCGAGGTTGAGCAGCTGCGGCATCTCGGGCCGCGCGGTGTGGCTGCCCGGGCGGTAGTCGGACTGCTGTTCGGCGTGCAGCAGCCAGCCGCGCAGCAGGCGGGTGCGGCCCTGGATCTTGCGGAAGCGGCCGAGCAGTTCGAGCAGGCGGCCCTGCACCACGCCGAGTTCCTGGCAGCAGTCGCTGACCTGGCGCTGCAGGCGGGTGACCAGCAGGCGGCGCAGCTCGCGCAGTTCGCCGGCGGTTTCCGCCAGTTCGCTGAAGTCGATCAGTTCGAGGCCGGCCAGCAGCTCGCTGACCTGGGCCTGGGCCAGCTCGTTCTCGCGGATCTTGGCGCCCAGGCTGCCGACGTAGCCGAACTCGTTGTTGATCCGCCCCCACAGCACCCGCACGCTGTGGCCGAGGCCCTCGCAGAAGCTGTAGACGTGCTCGCGCAGGTCGGCCAGGTAGGCGTCGGCGGCGGCGAAGTCGCCCTGGTGGCGCGCCTCCTTGTAGTGGGCGGCGAGGGTCTTGAAGGTGGCCAGGGTGCTGCCGGTGTTGGCGTCGATCTGTCGATTGCGGTCGTCCCTGAGCGCCTCCTCGAGCAGCGCGCGCACCACCCGGCGCAGGTGCAGGTCGGCGCCCGGCTCCGGGCGATAGAGCACGCGGTCCTTGACCAGGCGCTCCTGCACGCCGGGCTCGAGGGCGTCGTCGCCGACCGCGCCGGCCAGGTAGGCGTCCATGATGGTCTCGGCGTGGCGGCCCAGCTGGCGCAGGAAGCGCACGCCGGCCTGGTGCAGGTTGCCGCTCACAGCAGGCTCCCCTGGCTGGCCAGCTCGGCGCGCTCCTCGAGCGAGAGGCCTTCGGCCTCGTCGATGAAACGGATCACCTCGTACAGGTAGTCCAGCTTGCCGGTGCCGAGGTAGATCTGCTTCTCCGGGTTGGGGCGCAACAGGTAGCCGAGTTCGCACAGGCGCTTGAACACCTGCTTGATCTGCGCATCGACGCTGGCGCTGGTCGAGCCGAACAGCCGGTAGTGGCTGATGCGCGCCAGCTGCTCGCGGAATGCCGGGGTGTCCTCGACGATGCTCTGCAGCTCGTTGAGGCGGATCGGACTGCCCTCGGTGAGCGGCGCATCCTGGGCGCCGGCTTCCTGGACCAGCAGCAGCCACTCGACCAGCGGCGTGAGGGCATTGCACACGTCGCGGAACTGCTGGCCGACCACCCGCCGCTCGGCCTCGCCGAGCTGGCGATACGCGCAGTAGAACACCTCGGCCTCGCTGCCGGCGCCGACCGCGGCCACGCTGCGGTTGAGGGTGGCCA harbors:
- a CDS encoding phosphoenolpyruvate carboxylase translates to MSGNLHQAGVRFLRQLGRHAETIMDAYLAGAVGDDALEPGVQERLVKDRVLYRPEPGADLHLRRVVRALLEEALRDDRNRQIDANTGSTLATFKTLAAHYKEARHQGDFAAADAYLADLREHVYSFCEGLGHSVRVLWGRINNEFGYVGSLGAKIRENELAQAQVSELLAGLELIDFSELAETAGELRELRRLLVTRLQRQVSDCCQELGVVQGRLLELLGRFRKIQGRTRLLRGWLLHAEQQSDYRPGSHTARPEMPQLLNLAEALIAPAAANLHDSGQEAELLALAAQIRAQREERPATPPAEAGELTLGEVESFEVQPNPIQLAVQEYLCAVIESGQPVSALTWWRERELPWDPETWLYQVIGGYEALPDEQRACFQLDPDGEPHPVFSGNFIVRDLSLWLA